The following are encoded together in the Hoplias malabaricus isolate fHopMal1 chromosome 3, fHopMal1.hap1, whole genome shotgun sequence genome:
- the LOC136690783 gene encoding serine/threonine-protein kinase TAO2-like — protein MEPTGVGAGPEPEGAEDVADGTGRDGDERTMYEESVEEERSDEADGSEKSNLVLAEGLETVANEESHILPLPEQSRNIVAEVTALESSKEEDVDEFIEKVESKEWQEEGGKASDDGVEDRREVDGVDGVQWDEEDDSGSQTEIETEDENEEGRGVADGCPSEQISSPLLDRRPQERDVDELSEFYFPDTLEELEPPPIRTPPSPSSQPSLPSLFSHTICFVLSLSAAAQPSLPTLLSLTVFLLSLRRSPPLPSLASILLSAELAFLALFFSYLFLRSLCSLSLATYLSLTLYASGLFSLGLALSLGLYYVPVALISAFFLSSPSLFLSLYLVVVLVVRPARVFLQDSPRKLRRLWVRLLFRLPKPLFALCQSLLGGLTERSLYDMFPKAGRNWGGRSSKIPVPIKSLRAEYQPRSSGSAILARCLLWARRFVRRPIGVLADLANSVVLSLASRVLKELPPHYLSKLRAFGLLREEKRSKLPRLLPRRVREQKRRMRERRERERRKREARERMYREEGRWESGLRRTASGRSLRGKMVPWR, from the coding sequence ATGGAGCCCACGGGGGTGGGGGCGGGTCCTGAACCGGAAGGGGCAGAGGATGTGGCAGATGGGACAGGGAGGGACGGGGATGAAAGAACGATGTATGAAGAGtctgtggaggaggagaggagtgaCGAAGCTGACGGAAGTGAGAAAAGCAACTTGGTCTTGGCTGAAGGTCTTGAAACTGTAGCAAATGAAGAAAGCCATATACTGCCTTTACCTGAGCAGAGCAGGAATATAGTGGCAGAAGTGACAGCACTAGAAAGCAGTAAAGAGGAAGATGTGGATGAGTTTATTGAGAAGGTAGAGAGTAAGGAATGGCAGGAAGAGGGAGGTAAAGCGAGTGATGATGGTGTAGAGGATCGTAGAGAGGTGGATGGAGTAGATGGAGTACAATGGGACGAGGAGGATGATTCAGGCAGCCAGACAGAGATAGAAACTGAGGACGAGAATGAGGAAGGAAGGGGCGTGGCCGACGGCTGTCCATCAGAGCAGATCTCCTCCCCTCTACTTGATCGACGCCCTCAGGAGCGTGACGTCGACGAGCTGTCTGAATTTTACTTCCCCGACACTTTGGAAGAACTCGAGCCTCCTCCCATTCGCACGCCACCTTCTCCATCTTCTCAGccttctctcccttctctcttctcccACACCATCTGCTTCGTTCTATCGCTCTCTGCTGCAGCTCAGCCGTCCTTGCCCACGCTTCTCTCCCTCACTGtcttcctcctctccctccgACGCTCTCCACCGCTTCCTTCCCTTGCTTCAATACTCCTCTCGGCAGAGCTGGCCTTCTTGGCTCTGTTCTTCTCTTACCTCTTCTTGCGTTCCCTCTGCTCGCTTTCTTTGGCCACGTACTTATCGCTCACACTCTATGCTTCAGGTCTGTTTAGCCTGGGTTTGGCGCTGAGCTTAGGCCTGTATTATGTTCCAGTGGCCCTTATTTCTGCTTTCTTTCTTAGTTCGCCTTCACTGTTCCTCTCCCTCTACTtggtggtggtgctggtggtgCGTCCGGCACGCGTCTTCCTCCAGGATTCTCCGCGAAAGCTCCGCCGTTTGTGGGTGCGACTACTCTTTAGGCTGCCCAAGCCCCTTTTTGCACTTTGCCAGTCGCTGCTGGGTGGTCTTACAGAGCGCAGTCTGTACGATATGTTCCCCAAAGCTGGACGCAACTGGGGTGGACGCAGCTCCAAGATCCCGGTTCCTATTAAAAGCCTCCGGGCTGAATATCAACCCCGGAGCTCTGGATCAGCCATCCTGGCTCGATGCCTGCTCTGGGCAAGACGGTTTGTCCGGCGTCCCATTGGAGTCCTGGCTGATCTCGCCAACTCGGTGGTGCTTAGCCTGGCTAGTCGAGTGTTAAAAGAGCTTCCTCCGCACTATCTGAGCAAGCTCAGGGCCTTCGGGCTCCTTCGTGAGGAGAAACGGAGCAAACTGCCTCGACTCCTGCCCCGAAGAGTGAGGGAGCAGAAACGGAGgatgagggagaggagagagagggagcgaagGAAGAGGGAGGCAAGAGAGAGAATGTACAGGGAGGAAGGAAGGTGGGAGAGTGGGCTAAGGCGGACAGCATCAGGAAGGAGCTTAAGGGGGAAGATGGTGCCTTGGAGATAG